Part of the Deltaproteobacteria bacterium genome, CAGAGGGTGCGAATTCCCTGCCCGATGCCGCCCATATCTTCGGGCAGTGTTATGCCGAGGAATCCGAGCTCATGGGCCTTTGCCAGGACTGCATCGTCAAAGGGGCCGAAGGGATATCTGTCGCTCGCCTCCCTTCGGTGGTCCAATTCCCTGCTCGCGAAATTGTGAGCAAGATCCTGAAAGGCCTTCATATCATCATGCATTAAAGACGTGCTCATGGTACCACCCCCTTTCACTGTTCGAAAACCCGGGTCTGCGGATAGAGTGGGGCAATGAGGCCCTTGAACGAGGTAATCCTGTTTATCTGGTTCGAGCCTTCGTAGATCTGTAACAGCTTTGAGTCGCGCAGTCGTTTCTCCATACCCCTGTCATGCCGCAAGCCTGCCTGGCCCATGAGGTCCAGGGCAAGCTGGCAGTTCCTGATGCCTATGTCAGTGCCTGAAAACTTGGCGAACGATGACAATCCCGAGGTGCAATCGATATCCTCTTTCCTCTTCATGTCATAATACATCTTGCTCATCGCCCAGGTGGAGACAGCCATGTTCAGCACGGGATTGATCATTTTGAAATATATCGGGGGCATGAATTTCAGGTAATAATAGATCGGCTTCATCTGGAGCAGCTCATACACTCCCCGGTGAGAATTCGCATAATTCGCTTCCATATATGCGAGCCTTCCCAGGATAACGTTCTTGTGCATCTCGGCCAGAATGCACTGTGCCCATTCATGGTTTATCAGAAGTCTGCCCCTGATCTCGGTTTCCGATGCGAATTTCAGCGCATCCTCAAATGCTCCACGTGCCACTCCTGTGCCGATCGCACAGACCCCTGCCTTCGTTGAGGAACTTATGTAGTCCATGTGTCTCTGCATGACATCACCGGGCGACTTACCGGTGAATTTCTTCATACTGTATGAATCGATGAGAACCTGATCATCGGGGATGAAACAGTCTTCGAAGATGATCTCGTTGGCCGGGCATACACGCTGTCCCATCTTGTCTTCATGCCGCCCGATAGAGAATCCTTTGGTACCTTTCCGGACCACGAGATCGACCCTGGTCTGTGAAGGCTTCTTGAGGTCGGTAAAGGCATAAAAGAATGTCCATTCAGCGAGCTG contains:
- a CDS encoding acyl-CoA/acyl-ACP dehydrogenase, whose protein sequence is MISSSEVKAFLKRFPKFEDTFIGLEYAPRVPRGMIRETKELIAYARKFNDQVVKPKALPLDRRTHEDADYLPHDLIQTASDWGFYTMWIPKLFGGMGKNLPSSSNVIEEISTACVGIANVVAVHYLGVTSLLTSFNMKVTNRILKEVVEGEKKGKPCLIAFAITEPDAGTDVEEIDLIDRGRIMCRAERVSGGYIINGRKVFISMGQLAEWTFFYAFTDLKKPSQTRVDLVVRKGTKGFSIGRHEDKMGQRVCPANEIIFEDCFIPDDQVLIDSYSMKKFTGKSPGDVMQRHMDYISSSTKAGVCAIGTGVARGAFEDALKFASETEIRGRLLINHEWAQCILAEMHKNVILGRLAYMEANYANSHRGVYELLQMKPIYYYLKFMPPIYFKMINPVLNMAVSTWAMSKMYYDMKRKEDIDCTSGLSSFAKFSGTDIGIRNCQLALDLMGQAGLRHDRGMEKRLRDSKLLQIYEGSNQINRITSFKGLIAPLYPQTRVFEQ